The genomic interval AACCGCTCCCGCCAGCGGGGCTGTAGGATCCCGTTCCAGTCCCGGGGAACGTCCTCTGGTCGGAGGCGGCGCGAATCGTAACTCAGGGTGTGCACGAAGTTGTAGAACTTCAGGGTCGTGTTGTTCAGGATGGCCGTCCCCGGGGGGATCCGGAAGGCGGCGAGCTCCTCGGGCTTGAAGGACGCGAGGAGGTTCCGTTCAAACAGGGGCAGGACTCCCGGGATGGTCCACACCAGGATGTCGTGCTCGTGCCGGCCCGCCTGGGCCTCCGTGATGGCCCGGGTGGGCGCCGCCACGTCCGTCACCGCCCGGACCCGCAGGCCCGGAAACTGCTCCTGGAAGAGCTCCACGAGCGGATCCGCCACCAGGGCCACGTTGGTGAGGAGGTTGAGCTGCCCCTCCCGTCTGGCCTGCTCGCACAGCTGCTCCCGCAAGGACGCCTGCGGCGCCGCCAGGCCGTACGGCCCCAACACCGCTGCAACGAACCACACGCCCAGCAGGATCCCGAAAACCTTTTTCCCGCGCATGCCGCTCCCCCCTTTCAGGAATGGGTTGGTGCCGTCTCTCGGAACACCCGCACCCGATCCTCCGGAATCTCCAAGGTCACCTCTCCCCCCGGAACCTCTACCCCCTCCGGGACCTCCACCAGGATCTCCGCCTGACCCACCTGGACCCGCAGCTCCTGGATGTTGCCGAGGAAGGCCCTCTGGCGCACGATGCCCCGCACGGCCCCCGTCCATCCCGTCTCCGCACCGTGGACCACCCGGCACACCTCCGGCCGGAAGAACACCCGCACCCGCTCCCCGGGCTTCAACCGGTCCTCCCCGGTCCCCATCAGCCGCCCCGCGGGGGTCTCTACCAGGTAACGCCCTCCCTCCTGCCCCACCACCTGGCCGGACAGGAGGTTCCCCCGACCCACGATGTACGCCACCCGCTCCGACCGAGGCTGCAGATACACCTCCTGCGGGCTGCCCACCTGCAGGATCCTGCCCCCCTCCATCACCACCAGCCGGTCCGCGATGGCCATGGCCTCTTTCTGATCGTGCGTCACGTAGATGGCCGTGAAGCCCAGCCGCCGCTGCATCTGCACGATCTCGCCCCGCAACTCCTCCCGCACCCGCGCGTCCACGTTCGAGAGCGGCTCGTCAAACAGGATCACCCGGTCCCCCGCCACGATGGCCCGCGCCAGGGCCACCCGCTGCTGTTGTCCCCCGCTCAACTCCCCCGGATACCGCCGCTCCAGCCCCCCGCATCCCACCATCTCCAGAACCTCCCGCACCCGGGTCCGCTCCTCACCTCCCCCGCGCCGCTTCATCCGCAGGGGGAACGCCACGTTCTCGTACACCGTCATGTGCGGCCACAGCGCGTACGACTGGAACATCATGCTCACGGGCCGCCGGTGCGGCGGTTCATGGATCCCCCGCGCCGCGGAGAACACCGTCTGCCCCTCGATCTCGATCTCTCCCCCCTCCGGTCGCTCCAGGCCCGCGAGGCTCCGCAACAGGGTCGTCTTCCCACATCCGCTGGGCCCCAGCATCACCAGGAACTCCCCCCTG from Armatimonadota bacterium carries:
- a CDS encoding ABC transporter ATP-binding protein — its product is MREAARVEREPTALTSAEAGEGISVRVREVRKRFGPRTGAGGVVALDGVSLEVHRGEFLVMLGPSGCGKTTLLRSLAGLERPEGGEIEIEGQTVFSAARGIHEPPHRRPVSMMFQSYALWPHMTVYENVAFPLRMKRRGGGEERTRVREVLEMVGCGGLERRYPGELSGGQQQRVALARAIVAGDRVILFDEPLSNVDARVREELRGEIVQMQRRLGFTAIYVTHDQKEAMAIADRLVVMEGGRILQVGSPQEVYLQPRSERVAYIVGRGNLLSGQVVGQEGGRYLVETPAGRLMGTGEDRLKPGERVRVFFRPEVCRVVHGAETGWTGAVRGIVRQRAFLGNIQELRVQVGQAEILVEVPEGVEVPGGEVTLEIPEDRVRVFRETAPTHS